The following proteins come from a genomic window of Lolium rigidum isolate FL_2022 chromosome 5, APGP_CSIRO_Lrig_0.1, whole genome shotgun sequence:
- the LOC124657095 gene encoding serine carboxypeptidase 1-like encodes MRTYTTCSAVVLALLLGATLANAEILQQRDVLKTFIEARAKANGHVRPDTYAEEDTWADPDSSFKHLPTKCSTPPPGTREADKIAALPGQPPRVNFDQYSGYVTVSEQHGRALFYYFVESPYEAASKPLVLWLNGGPGCSSLGAGAFQELGPFRVNPDGKTLSRNRHAWNNVANVLFLESPAGVGFSYSNTSSENYVSGDRRTAIDAYIFLLNWLERFPEYKGRDFFIAGESYSGHYVPQLASVIIALHKLGLTSMNLKGIFVGNPLLDDYKNDKGSLEFLWNHGVMSDEVWGDISAHCSFGRVEGKACGQAKDSFRAGHIDYYNIYAPICLVSRNGTLYSSSYLAGYDPCIGAHVSVYFNKPEVQKAIHVRTKTEWSECAGDMDDVCPITATRYSVKDLGLAITKPWRPWYTPQSEVGGYAQQYEGGFTFASVRGAGHLVPSFQPKRSLVLFYSFLKGVLPPAFPKVSE; translated from the exons ATGAGGACCTACACCACATGCAGCGCGGTCGTGCTCGCACTCCTACTGGGCGCAACGCTCGCTAATGCTGAAATACTGCAGCAGCGAGATGTGCTGAAGACCTTCATCGAAGCCAGAGCCAAGGCGAACGGGCACGTCAGGCCAGACACATATGCGGAGGAGGACACATGGGCCGACCCGGACAGCAGCTTCAAGCACCTTCCCACCAAGTGCTCCACCCCGCCGCCCGGCACTAGGGAGGCCGACAAGATCGCGGCGCTGCCCGGCCAGCCCCCGCGCGTCAACTTCGACCAGTACTCCGGCTACGTCACGGTGAGCGAGCAGCACGGCCGCGCGCTCTTCTACTACTTCGTCGAGTCCCCATACGAGGCCGCCTCCAAGCCCCTCGTCCTCTGGCTCAACGGCGGGCCAGGCTGCTCGTCGCTGGGCGCCGGCGCCTTCCAAGAGCTTGGCCCGTTCCGTGTGAACCCCGACGGCAAGACCCTCAGCAGAAACAGGCACGCGTGGAACAACG TGGCAAATGTACTCTTCCTGGAGTCGCCGGCGGGTGTGGGGTTCTCGTACTCCAACACGTCGTCCGAGAACTACGTGAGCGGTGACAGGAGGACAGCGATCGATGCCTACATCTTCCTGCTCAACTGGCTAGAGAGGTTTCCCGAGTACAAGGGGCGGGACTTCTTCATTGCCGGAGAGAGCTATAGCGGCCACTACGTCCCTCAGCTTGCCTCTGTCATCATCGCCCTCCATAAACTCGGTCTCACAAGCATGAACCTCAAGGGGATTTTT GTTGGCAACCCTCTTCTTGACGACTACAAGAACGACAAGGGATCACTGGAGTTCCTGTGGAATCACGGTGTGATGTCCGACGAGGTGTGGGGCGACATCAGCGCGCACTGCAGCTTCGGGCGGGTCGAGGGCAAAGCTTGTGGCCAAGCCAAGGACTCATTCAGAGCCGGCCACATCGATTACTACAATATCTACGCCCCGATCTGTCTTGTGTCGCGAAACGGCACTCTCTACTCCAGCAGCTAC TTAGCAGGCTATGACCCGTGCATCGGTGCCCATGTCAGCGTCTACTTCAACAAACCTGAGGTGCAGAAGGCTATACATGTCCGAACCAAGACAGAGTGGTCAGAGTGCGC TGGTGACATGGATGACGTGTGCCCCATTACCGCGACGAGGTACTCTGTGAAGGATCTCGGTTTGGCCATCACTAAACCGTGGCGTCCGTGGTACACCCCTCAAAGCGAG GTTGGAGGATACGCTCAGCAATATGAGGGAGGGTTCACGTTTGCCTCTGTGCGAGGAGCTGGCCATCTTGTTCCTAGCTTCCAGCCTAAGCGATCGCTTGTTCTATTCTACTCATTTCTAAAAGGTGTTCTGCCACCTGCCTTCCCGAAAGTGAGTGAGTGA